The proteins below come from a single Thalassoglobus sp. JC818 genomic window:
- a CDS encoding ECF-type sigma factor produces MAGRQDSSKPKWHQSMYDQLHQLADRELKKETPGHSLQPTLLVNDAVMKLLEQRNVDLEDRTHAMAVGANILRRLLVDHARKRKSLKRGGPEGRGEELFPSMTTGTSRVNVIELHDALKVLEESHPRPAQIVELKFFGGLTGEEIATELDVSRSTVQAELSFAKAWLKKELSEEI; encoded by the coding sequence ATGGCAGGCAGGCAAGATTCTTCGAAGCCGAAGTGGCATCAGTCGATGTATGACCAACTGCATCAGCTCGCCGATCGAGAACTGAAGAAAGAGACGCCGGGCCACTCACTGCAACCAACACTGCTGGTCAACGACGCCGTCATGAAGCTGCTCGAACAGCGCAATGTCGATCTCGAAGATCGAACGCACGCGATGGCAGTCGGAGCGAACATTCTTCGTCGCCTGCTTGTCGATCACGCACGCAAGCGGAAATCACTCAAACGAGGTGGCCCTGAAGGTCGGGGTGAAGAACTCTTTCCTTCCATGACGACGGGCACGTCACGTGTGAACGTCATCGAGTTACATGATGCGTTGAAAGTGCTGGAAGAATCACATCCCCGCCCAGCCCAAATTGTTGAGCTGAAGTTCTTCGGCGGTTTGACTGGCGAAGAAATCGCGACTGAACTCGACGTTTCCCGCTCGACAGTTCAAGCAGAACTGAGTTTCGCCAAAGCGTGGCTGAAGAAAGAACTCAGCGAAGAGATTTAG
- a CDS encoding arylsulfatase, whose translation MTVFRNAVTVVAMVVFLSLLAQETIASSPNFLVIIVDDLGFSDVGSYGGEIATPNLDRLAENGLRYSQFYNTARCWPSRAALLTGYYAQQVRRDGFPGIAGGGRGDRPNWARLLPEVLAQAGYRSYHSGKWHLDGMPIETGFHRSYLLKDQGRFFNPQVHWKDDERLPAVEKNSGYYGTIAIADHAIACLAEHNSEHADEPFFHYLAFTAPHFPLHALPEDIERYAGRYDQGWEQVRADRWNRMQQIGLLTGQLSPVESEIGPPYDFPEHFKILGPGEVNRPLEWDTMSTLQQKFQAQKMEVHAAMVDRVDQEIGRVLNQLEEMNQLDNTLIMFLSDNGASAEIMVRADGHDPEASFGSAESYLCLGPGWSTCSNTPFRRHKTWTHEGGISTPLIVHWPNGISTPGAFRSTPAHVIDIAPTLIELAGTTRFTEWEGAPVPTPPGQSLVDSFASDDSESDRTLWWSHENNHAIRMGNWKAVVSGADEDWELYNLEEDRTETQNLATEEPDRLESLRAKWTDLRNQFYQQATGKTVPNDLN comes from the coding sequence GTGACAGTTTTTCGAAACGCCGTAACCGTTGTCGCGATGGTCGTCTTTTTGAGCTTACTGGCCCAGGAAACGATCGCTTCGAGTCCGAACTTCCTCGTGATTATCGTCGACGACTTGGGCTTTTCAGACGTTGGGAGCTACGGCGGAGAAATCGCGACTCCCAATCTTGATCGACTTGCAGAGAACGGATTGCGCTACAGTCAGTTCTACAATACCGCTCGCTGCTGGCCTTCACGAGCAGCACTGCTCACCGGTTACTACGCTCAACAAGTCCGACGAGATGGGTTTCCGGGAATTGCAGGTGGTGGACGTGGAGATCGCCCCAATTGGGCGAGGCTGCTCCCGGAAGTCCTCGCTCAAGCGGGTTATCGATCCTACCATTCAGGCAAGTGGCACCTCGATGGCATGCCGATTGAAACGGGTTTTCACCGTTCGTATCTGTTGAAAGATCAGGGTCGCTTTTTCAATCCACAGGTCCATTGGAAGGACGATGAACGACTTCCCGCAGTCGAAAAGAACAGCGGATATTATGGAACGATCGCCATCGCCGATCACGCTATCGCTTGCCTTGCGGAGCACAATAGCGAACACGCTGATGAACCTTTCTTCCACTACCTCGCATTCACCGCTCCTCATTTCCCGCTCCACGCTTTGCCGGAAGACATCGAGCGCTACGCCGGTCGCTACGATCAGGGTTGGGAGCAAGTCCGAGCTGATCGCTGGAACCGGATGCAGCAAATCGGTTTGCTGACCGGTCAGCTCTCTCCTGTCGAATCAGAAATTGGTCCTCCGTACGACTTCCCTGAGCACTTCAAGATTCTGGGCCCGGGAGAGGTCAACCGCCCATTGGAATGGGACACCATGTCCACTCTGCAACAAAAGTTCCAAGCACAGAAAATGGAGGTTCATGCTGCGATGGTTGATCGTGTCGATCAGGAAATCGGACGCGTGTTGAATCAACTCGAAGAGATGAACCAGCTCGACAACACACTGATCATGTTCCTCTCAGACAACGGGGCGAGTGCCGAAATCATGGTGCGAGCTGATGGCCACGACCCCGAAGCCAGCTTTGGTTCCGCGGAGAGTTACCTTTGCCTCGGCCCAGGATGGTCGACTTGTTCCAACACACCGTTTCGACGACACAAGACTTGGACACACGAAGGAGGAATCTCGACACCTCTGATTGTCCACTGGCCCAACGGAATCTCGACTCCGGGTGCATTCCGAAGCACACCCGCTCACGTCATCGACATCGCCCCCACACTGATTGAACTCGCAGGTACAACCCGCTTCACTGAATGGGAAGGTGCCCCGGTTCCAACTCCGCCGGGCCAAAGCCTCGTCGATTCCTTCGCCTCAGATGACTCTGAATCAGATAGAACACTCTGGTGGTCACACGAAAACAATCACGCGATCCGAATGGGAAACTGGAAAGCAGTCGTCTCCGGTGCTGATGAAGACTGGGAACTCTACAACCTCGAGGAAGACCGCACCGAAACGCAAAATCTAGCGACTGAGGAACCAGACCGTCTCGAATCCTTACGAGCGAAGTGGACCGATCTTCGAAATCAGTTCTATCAGCAAGCGACAGGCAAGACGGTTCCGAACGACCTCAACTAG